From Pseudomonadales bacterium:
TTCGCATGCATTGCCGCTCAGTGCGATTTATCAGTTGGCGCTGCATATACAGGGTCAGGTTTTTCATTTGGTGGGGCAAGTCAAATGGATGCAAGCTTTAGACTCAGGGGATTTCTCGATAGGTTTAGAGTTATTAGATTCTCAAGACACGGATATTGTTGCATGGAAGAAATGGCTGGCGCAGCAGTATTTGTCTACATCGATATAGTCTTGCTTGGCTAGCCTAATTTGTCGCATCCACCTATAATGCCAGCTTTTGACTGAGCATTATTCTATGACCGTTGTTCGAACTCGTGTTGCGCCATCACCAACAGGTGACCCGCATGTCGGCACCGCGTATATCGCACTTTTTAATTTATGTTTTGCTAAACAGCATAATGGTAAGTTTATTTTACGTATCGAAGATACGGATCAAACGCGCTCAACCACAAGTTCAGAACAGGCGATTTTTGATTCGCTTCGATGGCTGGGTTTGGATTGGGATGAAGGCCCTGATGTGGGCGGTGACTATGGGCCATATCGTCAGTCTGAACGCATGCATATTTATGCTGATTATTGTCAGCAGCTGCTAGACAATGGGCATGCATTTAAATGTTATCGCACTTCAGCTGAGTTAGATCAATTGCGCGAGGCGCAAAAATCCTCCGGTGAAATGCGGGCATTAAAAACCTCCGATTTACTGCTGGCCCCTGAAGAAATTGCACAGCGCGAGGCAGCTGGCGACCCTTTTGTTATTCGTATGCACGTGCCTGAGGAAGGTCGATGCGTAGTGCATGATATGCTGAGAGGCGAGATTGAGCTGGATTGGGCTCAAGTTGATGCACAAATATTGCTTAAGTCAGATGGTATGCCAACTTACCACTTAGCCAATGTGGTAGATGACCACCTAATGCAAATAAGCCATGTGCTGCGTGGGGAAGAATGGATTAACTCAGCGCCAAAGCATATGTTGCTCTATCAATACTTTGAGTGGGATATGCCGCAACTTTGTCATCTGC
This genomic window contains:
- a CDS encoding PilZ domain-containing protein; amino-acid sequence: MDKRKHHRLLKQASIYLDYAELDGENALQSKILISQCNDISSSGVGFCFSHALPLSAIYQLALHIQGQVFHLVGQVKWMQALDSGDFSIGLELLDSQDTDIVAWKKWLAQQYLSTSI